In the genome of Spea bombifrons isolate aSpeBom1 chromosome 11, aSpeBom1.2.pri, whole genome shotgun sequence, one region contains:
- the LOC128468688 gene encoding glycine-N-acyltransferase-like protein 3 gives MMRSIREADELEHLQELLRTHLPESLKIYGSLFSVLNGNPFGVEVLVDSWPNFGVVMTRPLTVPSAWDPFTNSYSFFMRDASKVSAVMEHIEWTRPFEVQTMQDSFATDLTKEASRRDVTIQTSLLRTYWQEKQDEANERNLKSQVTPEISCLSPANAPLVDASWSFGGSTSSLRYVSLCLGSLPSSCAVDSEGNPVSWVLCDHYCAMRVLYTVPNHRRFGLGSKVALSLAKTLMMQGRPAYCHVEEENIASQLMFKSLGLEETSSRLLWVKSIVSMETDEASRLGH, from the exons ATTTATGGCAGCCTCTTCTCTGTGCTCAATGGAAACCCCTTCGGTGTGGAGGTTCTGGTGGATTCCTGGCCAAATTTTGGTGTTGTGATGACAAGACCTCTG ACTGTTCCATCTGCTTGGGATCCTTTCACCAACTCTTATAGCTTCTTCATGCGGGATGCGTCCAAAGTCAGTGCTGTCATGGAACACATAGAATGGACTCGACCATTTGAGGTCCAAA CAATGCAAGATAGTTTTGCGACTGATCTCACAAAAGAGGCGTCCAGGAGAGATGTGACAATCCAAACATCGCTGTTAAGGACATATTGGCAGGAGAAGCAAGACGAGGCTAACGAGCGGAATCTTAA GTCTCAGGTTACCCCCGAGATTTCTTGTCTCTCTCCAGCGAATGCTCCACTTGTTGATGCTTCCTGGTCATTTGGTGGAAGTACCTCCAGTCTGAGGTATGTGAGTCTTTGTCTAGGGTCCCTGCCGTCCTCCTGTGCGGTCGACTCTGAAGGAAATCCAGTGTCCTGGGTGCTGTGCGACCATTATTGTGCCATGCGTGTACTGTACACTGTACCCAACCATAGGCGCTTTGGATTGGGATCCAAGGTTGCTCTTAGTCTGGCAAAAACACTGATGATGCAAGGTAGACCGGCCTACTGCCACGTGGAGGAGGAAAACATTGCTTCTCAGCTGATGTTTAAGTCGTTGGGGCTGGAAGAGACTTCCAGCAGGCTGCTATGGGTAAAAAGTATTGTAAGTATGGAGACAGACGAGGCATCAAGACTGGGACATTGA
- the LOC128468553 gene encoding LOW QUALITY PROTEIN: protein NDNF-like (The sequence of the model RefSeq protein was modified relative to this genomic sequence to represent the inferred CDS: substituted 1 base at 1 genomic stop codon), which yields MGGGNIMSLGACVFFAALLVGCMCFSNTPSSAKLRRNLFNSYHSLLLPDGRETTIYLLKDLTKRYYFVLEENGAPHFSITVTPCDVPIEWSILRYKTSQAFHRKSSGMXNASDHLKPQPSSETVSTLFRYKGNSVENFIGASSYSSLFVLEFLSTERDTHISVYLTTDLTHGNLFPELPGDPRIDVTAVTHNSVTLIWKASPSVLRFKDNIQYCLLVNEKHNYKSLCAADTAVRSARGKGSKQFALPVSRYVDDQQRVMVVAKDEFSVVHKASNLDARQICIGNRNTFMVSNLSPNTQYYFDVFVVNLSTNASAAYTGTFAKTLAQPKPKVSYLKDGKIVQVNFDGRGPKSYSFQYQAKHKKVQFTFQLCRGRILAQILKNGKMVVSENIQGLRHITLKGKANDKYFALLKSPEPGSNSSAMVQVSSHIHKPLFPFFPDSLKIKSFNKLRTCDSITVAWLGTQERNIYCVYKKKIQEDHVWGEISNIDRCSGPESRPKSEKVSCKYFHDVNVRRAVTSETIGGLEKGTAYLLDVYLVGHSGILVRYNSKVVKTRKNC from the exons ATGGGAG GTGGGAACATAATGTCACTCGGGGCTTGTGTCTTCTTCGCTGCTCTCCTGGTAGGCTGTATGTGCTTCTCCAACACGCCATCCTCTGCCAAGCTTAGGAGGAATCTTTTCAACAGTTATCACTCACTATTGCTGCCTGATGGCAGAGAAACCACGATCTACTTGTTGAAAGATCTCACGAAGAG GTACTACTTTGTTTTAGAAGAAAACGGCGCACCTCATTTCTCGATTACTGTGACTCCGTGCGATGTGCCTATAGAATGGAGTATTCTGCGCTACAAAACCTCACAGGCGTTCCATAGAAAGTCGTCAGGTATGTAAA ATGCTTCCGATCACCTGAAGCCTCAGCCATCTTCAGAAACCGTGTCTACGCTTTTCCGCTACAAGGGGAACTCAGTTGAGAACTTTATTGGCGCGTCCTCTTATTCTTCCCTCTTTGTCCTGGAATTCCTGTCCACAGAGAGAGACACCCACATCTCGGTGTACTTGACAACCGATCTAACACACGGAAACCTATTTCCCGAGCTTCCAGGAGATCCTCGCATTGACGTGACCGCGGTCACCCATAACTCTGTGACTTTAATCTGGAAAGCAAGCCCTTCTGTCTTGAGGTTTAAGGACAACATCCAATACTGTCTCCTCGTCAATGAAAAGCACAATTACAAAAGCCTATGCGCCGCAGACACCGCAGTCCGTTCGGCTAGAGGGAAAGGGTCCAAACAATTCGCTTTACCTGTCTCCAGATACGTAGATGATCAACAACGTGTAATGGTCGTGGCAAAAGATGAGTTTAGCGTCGTCCACAAAGCTAGCAACCTCGACGCTAGGCAGATATGCATCGGCAACAGAAACACCTTCATGGTGTCCAACTTGAGCCCAAACACGCAATATTACTTTGACGTGTTTGTGGTCAACCTTTCGACCAATGCCAGCGCCGCTTACACGGGGACATTTGCCAAGACTTTGGCTCAGCCCAAGCCCAAGGTCTCCTACTTGAAAGACGGTAAAATAGTTCAGGTCAACTTCGACGGCAGAGGCCCAAAGAGTTACAGTTTCCAGTATCAGGCCAAGCATAAAAAAGTCCAGTTCACATTTCAGTTATGCAGAGGCCGAATCCTAGCACAGATATTAAAAAACGGTAAAATGGTCGTTTCGGAGAACATCCAGGGCTTGAGACACATAACGCTGAAAGGTAAAGCCAACGATAAATACTTTGCTCTACTCAAGTCACCCGAGCCTGGATCAAATTCTTCTGCGATGGTCCAGGTGTCCTCCCACATCCACAAACCTTTATTCCCCTTCTTTCCAGACAGCTTAAAAATAAAGTCTTTTAACAAACTGAGAACGTGTGACTCGATCACCGTAGCCTGGCTCGGCACGCAGGAGAGGAACATATACTGCGTCTATAAGAAGAAAATCCAAGAAGATCACGTTTGGGGAGAAATATCGAATATCGACAGGTGTTCGGGGCCTGAATCGCGTCCAAAATCCGAAAAGGTCTCTTGTAAATATTTCCACGACGTCAACGTTCGAAGAGCAGTGACCTCCGAGACCATCGGTGGTCTTGAGAAAGGTACGGCCTACCTGCTCGATGTGTATCTTGTGGGCCATTCCGGAATACTGGTGAGGTACAACAGCAAAGTGGTCAAGACAAGAAAAAATTGTTGA